TAAAAAGCAAAAGGAACTGGTGGCTCAAATCCTTTCTCGCGGAGTGCCGCAAGAGATAATTCGACTGCTCTCCCTATTAACCGATCGTATAATTTCGTAATGATATCGAGCAATGCTATAGACGGTACATGGTCTCGTAACAGTGTTTCGGTAATTTCATAGATTGCTGCCTTGATCTCAGGGAGGCTCGTTTCATCAGCTTCCTCGATCTTCTTTATTGTCCTCATCATGCTGTCGTTCTTTTTTCGAAGCAAATCGGTAAGTGTAATAACCCCGGAAATTTCTCCGTCATCGACCACAGGCAGATGCTTGATTCCGTTCAGCAAAATTTCCGATAGGGCATCGTAATAGTAAGCGAACCTGGAGATTGTCACTGGATTCTCTGTCATTACAAGCCTTGATGGCCCGTCAAAAGATACCCCCTTCGAAACCACCCGCCCTACAATATCCCGTTCGGTGATGATTCCTTTCAAGTCTCCATCTTCTACAACCAGCACCGAACTGGTTTTATTCCCAACCATCCGCTGTGCCGCTTCCTGAATGCTGGTGGCAGGAGAAACAGACGCTACCTTATCACTCATTAAATCCTGGACCCTCGCTAAAATCGTCTCTCCCTCGCCAATTCCCTTTGCCATTTTCACCTGCTCCGCAAGTGATCCATAAACATCTTTCAGCCTGATCGAAACCTGGGACAGCAGGTAATCATGGACATCCTGATCATCCCATCTTTTTGCTAGGACGGCAAAAGGTATCAACAGTGCCTGAACATCGTCTACAGACCTGACCTCGACATTGGCCTGCGGTTTATCGGCACTCGAGAATCCGAGGAATTCTGCCAGACTTGAAAACCCTACAATTTCACCTTTTCGGATGACTTCAAGGACTTCTTCCTGGCCGGCGGCATTTTTCACAAACACCTCGGCAATTCCCTGTAAAATCAATAAAAGGCCCTGGCGTGGTGTGTCCGCCTTGAGCATCATTTCTCTTTTGCCATAGGTAAGTGCTTCGCATTCCTCGACAAGGGAAAGGGCCATGCGTTCATCCACCCCCACGAACAGGGGATGGAACTGCACAGCCTTCCAAATTTCCTTATTAAGCTTTTGTTGCATCGTCATTCATCCAAACTTCGCCGTTCTTATATGTCATCTGTTCAGGATAGCGAAGGTCGAGTACTTCCTCCTGAATTTTTTGCGATGGAGCCGGAGTCGCAAGCGATACAATGACGTTAGCAAGGATTGCAGCTGTTGCGCCGAATACCCCAGCACCGGTATCGATGATGCCAAGAATCGTGAATCCGCCGTACTTTGCCGCGAAAATGTATCCGAGTGTCACAGCAAGACCAACGAGCATACCGGCGATGACACCTTGTGAATTCGAACGCTTCCACCATACACCAAGGATCAGGGCTGGGAAGAACGTTCCGCTTGCGAGCGCGAAGGCCCATGCAACGATTTGCGTAATTGCACCCGGAGGATCCAGGGCAACAAGACCAGCTAATACTGTAGCAACAACAATTGAAATACGAGCCACATTCAGGCGGGTTTTTTCCGTTGCATTTGGCTTCATGACACGATAGTAAATATCATGTGCAAAAGCGGAAGAAATCGCAATCATCAAGCCGCCGGCTGTAGAAAGAGCTGCGGCCATAGCGCCTGCCGCTACAAGGCCGATGACGAATACACCAAGGTTGGCGATCTCAGGTGTCGCCATAACGACGATATCATTAGAGATGATCAATTCACTCCACTGAAGGACTCCATCACCATTTCCATCGGCAACTTGAAGCTTTCCTGTATCAACCCAGGATTTCGTCCAGGCAGGAAGTTCGCTGATTTTGCTGCCGGCAACCTTTGTCATCAGAATAAAGCGCGAGAATGCTGCATACGCAGGGGCAGACAGATAAAGCAAGCCAATGAAAAGAAGTGCCCATGCACCTGACCAGCGAGCAGCCTTCATCGTTGAAACGGTATAGAAACGGACGATTACGTGCGGAAGCCCCGCCGTACCAGCCATCAATGTAAACATCAGGGCAAGGAACTGCCACTTAGTGCCGTTCGTGAATGGCGCGAAGTATTCAGAAATGCCTAGTTCACGGTCAAGTTCACCCATTTTTCCGACCAGCTCACCATAAGAAAGCCACGGAAGCGCGCTGTTCGTAAGCTGCAATGACATGAAAATAACCGGAATCAAATACGCAATGATCAAAATGATATACTGGGCAACCTGTGTCCAGGTGATTCCCTTCATACCACCAAAGGCAGCATATGTTGCGATCAGTACCACACCGATCATCGTGCCAAGCTTCGCATCGATTTCGAACAGTCGCCCGATAACCACGCCGGAACCGGAAAGCTGCCCAATCGAATAAGTGAAGCTGATGATGATCGTGGAGATCGCCGCGATGACGCGTGCAGTATGGCTGTTGTATCGGTCCCCGATAAACTCAGGAACCGTGTAGCGGCCGTACTTCCTTAGCTGTGGCGCAAGCAGGAAGGTCAGCAGCAAATATCCGCCCGTCCAGCCCATGATATAAGCAAGGCCATCATAGCCGAGCAGCATGATCGTACCCGCTAGTCCGATAAAGGAAGCGGCACTCATCCAGTCAGCGCCAATCGCCATCCCGTTGAAAATTGGCGGGACGCCGCGGCTGGCAACATAGAAATCAGACGTCTGCTTAGCCGTATTGAAAACCGCAATCCCGATATACAAACCAAATGTAGCTAAAATAATAGATAATGAGACCAAGAATTGTGTATCCAAAGTTCTCCCCCTTATTCAAACGCTCTTTTTTTCTTCACCCGTGGTTTAGTGATCCAGGCTCTTTCCTTCGCTCAAACGGACATTTTTCTCCTCATCGATTCCATACTTTTTGTCAATTCCATCGCTAACTTTGGCGTTGACAAACAGAAGGATAATGAATGTGACTATCGCTCCCTGTGCTCCCATGAAATAGTGGAACGGGAATCCCCCGATCGAAATCTCACTTAGCGGTTCGGCGATCATCACGGCACCAAATGAAACAAGGAACCAGATGATGAAATAGATAATGATGTTACGGGTTCTTTCACGAAAATACGCGTCAGCAACTGACTTATCAATTTTCTTCACATTTACACCCCTTTGGTTTTGCTAATCCCCTTTGTTTAATCCTTTATGAATAGACGAACACAGCTTAACAATAAAAAACTTTCCCACTCCCTTTTTTATAGATTTGAATATATGAACCTTGCGCCAGGCAAGGTTGATACCTATTAGAAAAGCGCAAGCGCCTTGGTCAGCCCCGACAAGCGCTGGAGGGCCTGAAAGTGAAGTCGTTTTTTGACTTCATTGGCAGGATCGAAGCGTCTCGAGGGGGTAGGCGCTGTAGCTAGACACTAAAATAAGTTATAAATTTATACATTTTAATAATTCGAAATCGGGATCTTGATGGATTAACTAAGGCTGAAGATGAATTTCACAGTTTCGAAAAATGGAGCCGGGACCATGATGATTTGGATGAGGAAATAGAGAAATATGCTTAGGAACGGGACTGCCAGGTAGATTAACTTGTTTTTTTTCAAACCCATGAAAAGGCTAATGCCGGTAATCACCAGCAGGCCTATTAAAATAATCACAATGATTCCTCCTGTGCAAGAAAATTTGCATATATATGAATAAATATTTATTTAACTAAATCTTTAGAAAATTTAATTTTATTATCCATATAATGTCCAGGCAGGTCAATACGTTATTTCTAAAAAATGTAATCGTTTTCTATGTCGATATTTTTCCGGTCGTGGAAAAAATGTTAGTAATGGTAAGGTTTTACGGGGATATAAGCCAGATGAGTTTGTCGAAAAAAAAATTTAGCTGGTGCGGTATATTTCCCATAGTTTTGTATCGTTTGTAATGATTTTACAGAATAGTAAAAGGAACACTCGCCATCGAGTGTTCCTTCATTAGAATAGGCTCTTTTCTCAAACTTTGTTGCTATTAACTACATGAACTATGTTTCTTCGCAAAGTAGATTCCTGTTAGGAGAAAAGAGCATGCGATCTACAAAATGGCTTTATATTACGTTAAAATCGGCTTTAGGATCTTAACAACAACCTTTACGCACACAACCTTGAATATATTTACCAGCAGGCAATTGCGCCGTCGGTCCTCATTTCCGTTCCGCCGGTCAGCACGCCGGTTTCTGGATTGCGGACGATGACCTGTCCGCGGCCGAAGCTTCCGCCATCATATGCTACCTTCATCTGATGCCCGCGGGCTGCGAGTTCCTTCACGATATGATTCGGGAAGTTGTGCTCCACTTCGATTTGCTTGCCTTCGATCCATTGCCAGCGCGGTGCATCAAGCGCGGCCTGAGGATTCAAGCCAAAGTCAATCATATTCATCGCCACCTGAACATGCCCCTGTGGCTGCATATAGCCGCCCATCACACCGAATGGACCAACTGCCTGGCCATCCTTTGTAATGAAGCCTGGAATGATCGTATGGTATGTCTTCTTGCCCGGCGCAAGTGCGTTCGCATGATTGGGGTCTAGTGAAAAATCATGCCCACGGTTTTGCAAGCCAATCCCTGTCCCGGGAACAACAACTCCTGAACCGAAGCCCATGTAGTTGCTCTGGATGAATGAAACCATGTTGCCTTCTCCATCCGCCGTGGACAAATAAACTGTTCCGCCCTTTGGGAGCTGACCAGGTTCCGGCATTCTTGCTTCATTATTAATTTTAGCTCGGGCGTCTTCACCGTACTTCTCAGATAGAAGGTCCGCTACCTTCGCCTGCATTGTTTTAGGGTCAGTCACATATTCCTTACCATCCGTGAAGGCCTGCTTCATTGCTTCAAGCTGAAGGTGGACACCGTTTACGTCATCACGGTGGGTAAACTCATAACCTTTTAAAATATTCAATGCCATCAAGGCAACGATTCCCTGCCCGTTCGGCGGGATTTCCCAAACCTCATGACCGCGGTATGAAACAGAAATCGGCTCTACCCATTCTGGATGATAGTTTTCGAGATCGGTTTTACTCAGGAAAGCACCCGCTTTTTCAGACGCGTCTGCGATCTTCTCCGCCAAAGCACCTCTATAAAAACTCTCGCCATTCGTTTCCGCGATTTCCTGGAGTGTGTTCGCATGGTCCTCCGATTTCCACATCTCTCCGGCCTCAGGAGCCTTGCCATCAGGAGCGAACACCCGGAACCACTCCTCGTACTCCTCGCCCTGGAAGCGAGTCTTGTAAGCATTGTAAGCACCCTTCCAGTATTTTGCGAGAATAGGAGTCAGCGGATACCCGTTGCGCGCATAATCAATCGCTGGCTGCAGTACCTCAGTAAGAGGCAAACGCCCGAATTTTTTTGACAGCTCTGCCCATGCTGATGGTGCTCCCGGGACTGTAACCGGAATCCAGCCATGTGAAGGCATTTTTTCATGGCCAAGCTCTTTCACTTTCTCAATCGAAATCGATTGTGGCGCAGGACCACTCGCATTCAAGCCATACAGCTTATCTTTTACCCAAACAAGCGCGAACGCGTCGCCACCGATTCCGTTAGAAGTCGGCTCAACAACCGTCAGACAAGCCGCTGTAGCAATCGCTGCATCAATCGCATTGCCTCCCCTTTTTAAAATATCAAGCCCAGCTTGCGCAGCAAGCGGCTGAGACGTAGCAACCATCCCATTAAGAGCCACCGTCGCCATCCGCTGGGAAGGATAAGGATATGTATTCAAAGACATTCAGATTCCCCCAATATATTTTCGTCTTACGAAATATTATAACAAAATAGCTGAAAATTCTAAATAAAAAATATCAGTAAAAAAGCCCGGCCTGATTCGGCCGGACTTTCCTACATTCCACTCTGCAGTCTTAGTTCATAAAATCCCTTCACTCTTGTCACGACGTCTTTTGAACCGGAATCTTCGATCATCATCGCAACGATCATGTCGGTGGATTTGGGGTTATAGGCGACAAACCATCCGAGTTCCCTTCCTTTATCGCCTTGTTTTTCTTTGATTTCTGCTGTGCCCGTTTTACCGGCGAGCGGATAGTTGGCGATCAGTCCATTGTGGGCGGTTCCTTTAGGGTCGGTAATGACCTTTGTCAGCATATTGCTTAGAGCCGCTGCATTTTCGGGGCTGACCACGCCTTCCTGCCAAACCTGTCCCTGCTCATCCTCCATATTCAAAATCGGTTTAATAAGGTTGCCCTCGTTGACGATTGGTGAATAAGTGGTTGCAAGATGAAGGATATTCATTTCAACCTGCCCTTGACCATAAGCAGAGTCCGCCAGTCTGATTTCGCTGTCTATTTTACCGATTTGCGATGGCTCGATTGGGTAGAGATATTCTGGCTGGTCTTCAAAGCCGAATTTCTTCAGGCCCTCTGTAAAAGTATCCTGGCCCATTCCGAGTGCAGCCTGGGCGAAGTAAATGTTATCTGAATAGATCAACGCTTTTTCAAGATTGATACTGCCTTTGACGTCTGAATATCTAGTGACTTTGTATTTGCCCCACGAAGCGTCTTTTTGCCACTGTTTCTCGTTAATTTCAAAAGCTGTATCCAGCTGGAGCTTGCCACTCTCAAGACCGATTGCAGCAGTAATTGGCTTGATCACCGATCCAGGCACATAAGTCAGTTTGAATCTATTAAGCGTCGGCTTAAGTGGGTCATCCTCTAGTATTTTCCGCTTGTTTTGCGAGATTCCGAGCGTCATTTCATTCGGGTCAAACCCTGGCGCACTGACCAATGCCAGTGTCTCACCTGATGTTGGATTGATTGCCGATGCGGTACCTGCTTTTCCTTTTAACTGATCGTATAACTGCTGCTGGGCCACAACATCGATCGTCAGCTGAACGTCCTCTCCGTTTTTGACAGGCTTTTCTGCAAGTGTCTTAACTGTGCCGTCTTCTTTTACAATGGAAATCCTGACTCCGTTTGTTCCTTTTAGCTTTTCTTCAAGAACCTGTTCAAGGCCCCTGCGGCCAATCAGGTCGGTTGCTGTGTATCCTTTTCCCTCCAGCTTTTCGAGATCATCTGCAAGAATTGGGCCGACGTAACCAATCAAGTGGGACAAAGCCTCTCCATATGGATACTCTCGTGCCCCTACCATCTGGCTGGTCACTCCATCGAGCGCAAACAATTTTTCATGAAGTCCTTTATCTGTCTTCGAAACTTTTTTCAACGGCACAAAGAGATCAGGTTTTACCCAGCCTGCATTCATCGCCTTGTTGATGCTTTCCTCGGACATATCAAGCAGTTCGGAAAGCTTCGCGATTGTCTGCTCTTTTGGATCTCCCAATTTGCCAGGGACTACTCCGACCTGGACAGCTGTCCCGTTGATTGCGAGTCCATTACCTGCGCGGTCAAGGATGCTGCCACGTTCTGCCTGAACATTCTTGAAGCTGATTTTATCTCCTGCTTCAAGATCGGGAAAAATATAAGTTGTGTTCCAATCGACATACCAATTTGTTTCTTTTTCACGTTCTTCTTTTACAAGAGTAGCATTGTGGTCGAATTCGATCGGACCAGCAGCACTATTCATTTTTGCTGAAAAAGGAAGTTCTGCATTTTCTTCATGTTCCTGCTCTTCCTCAGGCTGTTTATAGCTGACCTTTAGCTGGTTGATCTCTAAATCTTTGTAAATTTTATTATAGCGAGAGACGAAATCTTCCTTGGTTATCGACTCCTTCGCTTGCTCTGATAAAAATCCATACATTTCTTCAAACTTCTGGTCGTTCCAAAGTTTTACGTACTGGGAAAACCGTTCTTCGGGGGTCGGTTCTTTGCTGCAGCCGGAAATTAATGCGGCGATGAAGACCGATAAAAGTATAAATAGTGCCCGTTTCATATGTATCCCTCCTCTTGTCTGATTTTACCATAGAATTACCAAATAGATAAGTTTGGTGTATTCCTTATTAATCCAATAAAAAAACCCGCCTTTATACCAAGGCGGATTTCAGAATTTTATTTTTTATTAAGAGTTGCTTGAAGTATCAGAGTCAGTTGAAGAGTCTTTGTCTTTATCTTCTCCTGCGTCCTTATCTTCGTCTTTTTTATCAGAGCCGCCTTCAGCAGGCTTGTCTTCCGCTGGAGTTGTGCCTTCAGCATCTTCCTCTGAGCTTCCTTCCACATCTTCCTCGGCAGCATCTTCAGACTTGCCTGCATCTGCATCAGAAGAAGCTTTCTCTTCTGTCACATTTGCATCCTGCAATGCGCTTAGAGGCTTGTTGAAAAACTCATGCGGATTGACTGGTACATTGTCCTTGCGGATTTCAAAGTGTACATGGTTGCCAGCCTTTTCATTGATCAGGCTTGTTCCGGATTTAGCAATGACTTGTCCTTGCTCAACCTGGTCGCCAACCTTAACTTGGTAGTCTTTAACCGACTGATATTGTGTTACAATACCTTTGTCATGCTCGATTTCGATAACATTTCCAAGCACTGCATCTTCCATGACATTAGTGACAGTACCGCTTAGTGATGCGATTACATCAAATTCCTTGCCATCTTTTGAAGCAATGTCTAACCCAGTGTTCGGATGGTACGTATTATCATAGAACACTAGAGCTGCTTCTTGCTCAGCCGCGTCGCCGTCATTGTCATAGAATCCCATTTGGATGACAGCATCGTCTTCATTCACCACTGGCATTACAAAGTTCTCCATCGAGCGGTTAACTTCAACTGCTGGCTGATCATTCATCTTTTTGCCAGGCATGTCAGTCGCTTTGTACTCGGACTGATCAATGTTTTCGGTTCCGCTGTTTTGATACCATAGGACACCAGTTAGAATGATTGCGGCACTAGCAATATAAACTGTTGGATACACCCACCGCTTCTTGAAAAAGCTGTTCTTGCTTTTGTCTTGAGAAGATCTTTTTTCTTCCTCTCTCATTTTCATCACCTCAGCAATCAGTTTGAACAGAAGCGAAAAAATATATACATAGAGTTGAAAAAATTTTTACTACTTATTTTTCGACAAAGGTGCAGATTTTATGCAAAAAAGTTTTTGGGATGGTAGAAGTCTTGGTTTTTAGGGATTTCACTATAGTCTGGGACATGCTTTAACTGCTGGCCAACACAGTTGCGCCTATCTTCCTTTCGAGTTATTGCTTAGAATTTTATTTGCCATCCCGTTCGTGTTACTACTATAAAGTGAGGTATCACCATGAAAAAGTTATTAGTATGGTTTTTACGCTTTCTTCCGCTGTTCTATATGGCGGCAATCTGGATCATGTCCAGCAACCCTGCAAATGCATTGGTCGAGCTGCCGAATCAGGGTGTCGATCGTTTTATAAAAGAATCGCTCCATCTCGTTGAGTTCGGGATCCTGTATGTGCTGCTCGTCGTGGCTGCCTTGACGACCGGGCGCTTCACACCGGTGTTGAGCTTTGCATTCATGGGCGTGGCGATCCTTTACGGACTGCTGGACGAGATCCATCAAAGCTTTGTCCCGTACCGATCCGCAACACTGATTGATTTTATAAAAGACGTAATTGGGGTTTTGGCGGCATCGCACTTCATCCACCATGCATACTTCAGCGGCAAGTTTGTGAGGCTTGGGAGGGTTTTGCGTCGGATTGAGAAGAGAGTTCGGGTATTATAGCTGGATTTATTTTAAAGCTGGATATTAGTTACGGTTTTTTAGGGGTTGGCCTTGTGATTGGGGCTGGCTTTTTGTGTTTTAGCGAAGTTTTAACTTCAACCGGAGATAAAATGAGCTTAACCGGAGATAAACTCCGCTCAATCGGAGATAAAATTTCTGCAACTGGAGATATATTCGCTGCAACCGGAGATATAATTTAAAACTAGTTATTCGGACATAAAAAATTCATATTAAAACAGGTATATCAGCAGGTATTTTCCATGACATTAAAGAATTCATATAAAAACTAATAAGGAAGTGACCAATTTGATTGAAAAAGAAAGAACCTATCCCATTCGGCTTCTCATGTATGAGGCATTAATGGAAAGAATCTTACCAAATCATCCTAAACTCTCATTTATTGAACAAGATTACAAAGCATGGCGTGCTGGTTATAAGGGCGAATTGCAAACGGATTACCGCCTGAGTTTTTTACCCGAAAAAGGGTTCCATATCTTTCGGGATTTACGCCTTCAAGATGAAAAATGGCATTTCCAGATTGATACCCTCATTCTAACTCTTCGTTATATCCTTCTAATTGAAACAAAAGCCTATTCCGGCACCCTTTTCTTCGACAAGCATTCCGAACAAATGATTCAAACAAAGGATGGTCAAGAAAAATCATACGATAATCCAATTAACCAGGTTCGAATGCAAGTCTGGCATTTGAAAAGATGGCTGCAGAACCATAAATTCAATGTCCCTCCCATATACCATCTTGTAGCCATCAGTAATTCCTCTACTATTATCAAGGTAAGTGACCGCTCCCTGAATAACTTAATAGTAAAAGGAGATGTATTATTAAAACGCGTTCTTAAGATAGACGATACCACTCCAAATCCTAGTTTTACTGATAAAGAAGTAAAAAAGTTATCAAAATCACTTCTTAAGAATCATTCTCCACTCTACCCTGACATTCTTAAACAATATTCACTTACCCCAAACGACCTTCAAAAAGGTGTTCAATGCCCATCTTGTTTAACATATGGCATGTATCGGGAAAAATGGTTTTGGCGTTGTCCTGTTTGTGAGCATAAATCCAAAACGGCTCACCATAAAACTGTAAAAGAATTTTTCCTCCTTATTAGTCCTACTATTAAAAATCAGATGTGCAGAGAGCTTTGCCCCGGTGTATCATCCAAGACGATCACTAACATTTTAATCTCTTTGAGCCTCCCCTTCACAGGCACCAACAAGGGCCGCATCTATCACATGCCTCCAGACATCGAAACGTTCTTCAATCCCGCGAAAAAATAACAGTTACCTAAACCAATCCCATTCGCGCTAAAAAGCCAGGGTGCTCTTCACCCTGGCCTCGTAATTATCCTTTATTTTTTCGCCGTAACCTTCGTCAGCATGCTATCAGCCTCGCTGATCTCAACGCCTTTGTAGTAGTGCTTGACGATGTCCTGGTAGGTCTTGCCTTCGGTGGCCATGCCGTTGGCTCCGTATTGGCTCATGCCGACGCCGTGGCCGAAGCCTTCGGTGGTGATGACGACATTGCTGCCTTTTAGTTCCCAGGTGAAGTCGCTGGAGCGGAGTTTTAGCTTCTCACGTACTTCCTTCCCTGTGAGGACTTTGCCGCCGATATCGATTTTCGCAACGCGGTTGCCTGATGTTCTCGAGATGACTTTGCCAATCTCCGAAGTGTTCGGCAGCTTGACGCCAAGCTTTGACTCCACCTCAGCTACGGTCATGACTGTCTGGCTGCGGAACTTCGGTGACTCAAGATCCCACGGACTTTCGACGCTGCGCAGGTACGGCAGGGAATTTGACCAGTATTCTTCTGAGTTCTCGGTAAAGCCGTTCGATGTTGAGAAGAATGTGGCATCGATTGGTGCACCGTCAAATGTGAGGACCTGGCCATCAGTGGCCTTCACAGCTTCAGCGATCTTCTTGATCTTCCATTTGTAGTCGACGCCCCATTGCTTTTTCAATTCTTCTTTATTTTTAAATACCTGGTGGATTTCTGTATCATTCAACTGCGCGCCTTCAGGTACACCAACTTTATTTGGGCTCAGCATTTGTTTTACATAATAAGTCCTTGCTGACAGCGCCTGTGCCTTCAACGCCTCTAGCTCAAACTCAGCGGGCATTTCAGCAGCAACAACGCCTATCAAGTATTCATCAAGCGGAAGCTTCTCTGTCTTTGACAACGCTGTCCGGTAAACGGCTACCTCAACAGCCGAGTCTGCTGTAGGGACCGCGGCAACATCTTTTGCCTCACTTTGCAGTTCTTCCCCAAGCTTTCCGCCTGCCTTATCTTCCATAAAAGGGAGGACCAGCAAGGATGGGATCAGGAGAGTGACGGCGAATAGAATTGCAGCTAGTACGATGAGTGGTTTGAATTTTAACATAGAAAAAGCCTCCATTATGAAATTAATCCGGTCGAAAACCGTCTCAATTCATTCATATGGAGGCAGACAAGCTTTTATGACAGAAATCGAAAATGCATATTGTACTGTCGAAAGTCTCATAATAAGTCGGGCAAATCTAATTCGCGAAATTGGACAAAATTTTCGGGCTCAATCCGCCCACTTAAAATCAAAAAACCGCAGAACTATACATTAAAGCACAATTCTCCGGTTCATTGAGTAGTTATATTTATGCGTTCATGTCTGAAACTAATTTATCAGTTACTGGCTGCTCTTCTACTTCGCTGATGCGTTCGATGTCTGCGCCAAGTGCTGCTAGCTTTTGGTGGAAGTTCACATAGCCGCGATCCAGGTGATATAGCTCTGTTACGCGGGTCATTCCATCTGCTACAAGCCCAGTCAGGATCAGTGATGCTGCGGCACGCAGGTCAGTTGCTGCCACTTCTGCTCCCTGAAGGTTGGATGGTCCGTTCATGATGACAGAGCGGCCATCGATTTTGATGTTTGCGTTCATGCGGCGGAATTCTTCCACGTGCATGAAGCGGTTTTCGAAAACAGTTTCAGTGATCATGCTTGTGCCCTGAGCACGCAATAGCAATGCCATCATCTGGGATTGCATATCTGTCGGGAAACCAGGGTGCGGCATCGTCTTGATGTCGACTGCTTTCAATTTTTCAGGTCCGATGACACGAAGACCTTCTTCTTCTTCAATGATGGTAACGCCCATTTCTTCCATCTTCGCTACTAATGAAGAAAGATGCTCTGGTACAGCGCCTTTTACAAGCACGTTTCCGCCAGTGATGGCAGAAGCAACCATGAATGTTCCTGCTTCGATTCGGTCAGGAATGATGTTGTGGTCAGCACCAAACAGTACTTCAACACCTTCAATCTTGATTGTGCCAGTTCCAGCGCCTTTTACCTTCGCTCCCATTTTGTTCAGGAAGTTTGCAAGGTCGACGATTTCTGGTTCTTTTGCAACGTTTTCGATGACTGTTGTTCCTTTTGCAAGGACAGCCGCCATCATAATGTTTTCCGTAGCACCAACGCTAGGGAAATCAAGGTATATTTTAGCTCCGTGCAAACCATTGACTGCTTCGGCTTCGATAAAACCGTTGCCTACCTTGACTGTAGC
This window of the Mesobacillus jeotgali genome carries:
- a CDS encoding penicillin-binding transpeptidase domain-containing protein, whose amino-acid sequence is MKRALFILLSVFIAALISGCSKEPTPEERFSQYVKLWNDQKFEEMYGFLSEQAKESITKEDFVSRYNKIYKDLEINQLKVSYKQPEEEQEHEENAELPFSAKMNSAAGPIEFDHNATLVKEEREKETNWYVDWNTTYIFPDLEAGDKISFKNVQAERGSILDRAGNGLAINGTAVQVGVVPGKLGDPKEQTIAKLSELLDMSEESINKAMNAGWVKPDLFVPLKKVSKTDKGLHEKLFALDGVTSQMVGAREYPYGEALSHLIGYVGPILADDLEKLEGKGYTATDLIGRRGLEQVLEEKLKGTNGVRISIVKEDGTVKTLAEKPVKNGEDVQLTIDVVAQQQLYDQLKGKAGTASAINPTSGETLALVSAPGFDPNEMTLGISQNKRKILEDDPLKPTLNRFKLTYVPGSVIKPITAAIGLESGKLQLDTAFEINEKQWQKDASWGKYKVTRYSDVKGSINLEKALIYSDNIYFAQAALGMGQDTFTEGLKKFGFEDQPEYLYPIEPSQIGKIDSEIRLADSAYGQGQVEMNILHLATTYSPIVNEGNLIKPILNMEDEQGQVWQEGVVSPENAAALSNMLTKVITDPKGTAHNGLIANYPLAGKTGTAEIKEKQGDKGRELGWFVAYNPKSTDMIVAMMIEDSGSKDVVTRVKGFYELRLQSGM
- a CDS encoding DUF294 nucleotidyltransferase-like domain-containing protein — translated: MQQKLNKEIWKAVQFHPLFVGVDERMALSLVEECEALTYGKREMMLKADTPRQGLLLILQGIAEVFVKNAAGQEEVLEVIRKGEIVGFSSLAEFLGFSSADKPQANVEVRSVDDVQALLIPFAVLAKRWDDQDVHDYLLSQVSIRLKDVYGSLAEQVKMAKGIGEGETILARVQDLMSDKVASVSPATSIQEAAQRMVGNKTSSVLVVEDGDLKGIITERDIVGRVVSKGVSFDGPSRLVMTENPVTISRFAYYYDALSEILLNGIKHLPVVDDGEISGVITLTDLLRKKNDSMMRTIKKIEEADETSLPEIKAAIYEITETLLRDHVPSIALLDIITKLYDRLIGRAVELSLAALREKGFEPPVPFAFYLMGSAGRGEQFMLTDQDHFLVYGETSEHGYFEKLGAEITARLESAGYARCKGLMMSSEEQWRGTLLQWQDRVRKWMLQSTNENLLLAQNFFSYRFAAGSEQLNEEFEAKITELLDRSKIFLYRMVQAEKEQEIPTLDEPIRALFKLGRKSIDMKKEILFPFHHSLQILSLYYGGIPGTPLEKIASLKEKGIFTEGFTEDLKEAFSHVLDLYIRQRWGKNGGSSVLSFATMSTRQKDELILSLRTLRELQGMVFARFSV
- a CDS encoding sodium:solute symporter family protein; protein product: MDTQFLVSLSIILATFGLYIGIAVFNTAKQTSDFYVASRGVPPIFNGMAIGADWMSAASFIGLAGTIMLLGYDGLAYIMGWTGGYLLLTFLLAPQLRKYGRYTVPEFIGDRYNSHTARVIAAISTIIISFTYSIGQLSGSGVVIGRLFEIDAKLGTMIGVVLIATYAAFGGMKGITWTQVAQYIILIIAYLIPVIFMSLQLTNSALPWLSYGELVGKMGELDRELGISEYFAPFTNGTKWQFLALMFTLMAGTAGLPHVIVRFYTVSTMKAARWSGAWALLFIGLLYLSAPAYAAFSRFILMTKVAGSKISELPAWTKSWVDTGKLQVADGNGDGVLQWSELIISNDIVVMATPEIANLGVFVIGLVAAGAMAAALSTAGGLMIAISSAFAHDIYYRVMKPNATEKTRLNVARISIVVATVLAGLVALDPPGAITQIVAWAFALASGTFFPALILGVWWKRSNSQGVIAGMLVGLAVTLGYIFAAKYGGFTILGIIDTGAGVFGATAAILANVIVSLATPAPSQKIQEEVLDLRYPEQMTYKNGEVWMNDDATKA
- a CDS encoding DUF4212 domain-containing protein; translation: MKKIDKSVADAYFRERTRNIIIYFIIWFLVSFGAVMIAEPLSEISIGGFPFHYFMGAQGAIVTFIILLFVNAKVSDGIDKKYGIDEEKNVRLSEGKSLDH
- the ggt gene encoding gamma-glutamyltransferase, with amino-acid sequence MSLNTYPYPSQRMATVALNGMVATSQPLAAQAGLDILKRGGNAIDAAIATAACLTVVEPTSNGIGGDAFALVWVKDKLYGLNASGPAPQSISIEKVKELGHEKMPSHGWIPVTVPGAPSAWAELSKKFGRLPLTEVLQPAIDYARNGYPLTPILAKYWKGAYNAYKTRFQGEEYEEWFRVFAPDGKAPEAGEMWKSEDHANTLQEIAETNGESFYRGALAEKIADASEKAGAFLSKTDLENYHPEWVEPISVSYRGHEVWEIPPNGQGIVALMALNILKGYEFTHRDDVNGVHLQLEAMKQAFTDGKEYVTDPKTMQAKVADLLSEKYGEDARAKINNEARMPEPGQLPKGGTVYLSTADGEGNMVSFIQSNYMGFGSGVVVPGTGIGLQNRGHDFSLDPNHANALAPGKKTYHTIIPGFITKDGQAVGPFGVMGGYMQPQGHVQVAMNMIDFGLNPQAALDAPRWQWIEGKQIEVEHNFPNHIVKELAARGHQMKVAYDGGSFGRGQVIVRNPETGVLTGGTEMRTDGAIACW